From the genome of Lasioglossum baleicum chromosome 13, iyLasBale1, whole genome shotgun sequence, one region includes:
- the Liprin-alpha gene encoding PTPRF interacting protein alpha isoform X3: protein MWNVMCDVMPTIAEDSISQRSSQFSGEEVNFEQLMVSMLDERDKLVESLRESQTRLQETEARRQETEKERDSLNRQLNANIPQEFSQLTKELAAAREGILARDEEISELKAERSNTRLLLEHLECLVSRHERSIRTTVMKRQQATQSGVSSEAEVLKALKSLFEHHKALDEKVRDRLRMAQEKNKSLEEELAITKQELQQYIMSGHAPKAIEDRPKENGQAEDSQQQNKNETEQAAGQQERQQQQHPQQQQQQQQQQQPQPQSIQKLGTERSTEIGNRLSNGSLDPADQDTTARVIDLQATVDKQSSELSTWQRRVAELIGHVAELEETLSKAQKDLLKTQETNVKLQRDLHENVAQKVDQEERIATLEKRYLQAQRESSSSHDLNEKLEQELQHKKAQLKLQEEKIAAIQEKLELAEQKLAQYSKLPEMEEQLKQRMEALTQVRRPNQAQERHGSAEDRIQRLETQLEEKNAEVMRVNQRLKMNEEHNTRLSATVDKLLSESNERLQAHLEERMQALKEKNALTQELEQTRKLAEDLQNEKTEIVKELGKARLEIDNVKRQMLQQEIAFNIQQTDALTRSLSPNAVDPGSFSRSASHSSFDTHSLPRRTAKRSTIDEDTTKNYVPRTLAEQEWEKLQQAHVLANVQQAFDVSSDAEGDGDNESLFSCAADVISPTDRSEARTLAVMLQEQLDAINNEIMLIQQEKQSTEARAEELESRVGSLEHMNLLARGRSLERASPPLSGRSTPKSHHSPNKDYLHKYHTAPASMSPAHLHQYAASLTSPGQLSESLPASQLQLSGEELHSVSERDSTGGAGSGGSDAASPLTARSIRLERVVQALAHSQEELRRRTGQTGFPSSGPVHSRHGQHNNGALNSGTPPSPLSSRHSSQDSLHKNNLSGVGLPIGQLSSPHLHMQAAVAAAQKKKGIKISLGRFFSKKEKIKGKDTPMPGNMSGMGGASTPADPDYGDSVAVAGTMGSKIDFDRRKKKSPSMFGSMLDSSRHELLAEAMKAGTPFALWNGPTVVAWLELWVGMPTWYVAACRANVKSGAIMSALGDNEIQREIGISCRLHRLKLRLAIQEMVSLTSPSAPKTSRTTLAFGDMNHEWIGNVWLPSLGLPQYRSTFMECLVDARMLDHLTKKDLRIQLKMVDSFHRTSLQYGISCLKRLNYDRQQLEERRQMAEDANVDVLVWSNDRVIRWVQSIGLREYGNNLLESGMHGALIALDEGFDANSFALALQIPTQNTQARQLLEREFANLLAVGTERRLDEANSMTS, encoded by the exons GAGTTCTCTCAGCTAACAAAGGAGCTCGCAGCGGCCCGCGAGGGCATCCTCGCGAGGGATGAGGAGATATCGGAGCTGAAAGCGGAGCGGAGTAACACTCGC CTTCTGCTGGAACATCTAGAATGCCTGGTCTCGCGGCACGAACGGTCCATCAGGACCACTGTGATGAAGAGGCAGCAGGCCACTCAATCCGGAGTGTCGTCCGAAGCCGAGGTGCTTAAAGCGCTGAAAAGTCTGTTCGAGCACCACAAGGCTCTGGACGAGAAA GTGCGGGACCGTCTGCGCATGGCACAGGAGAAGAACAAGAGCCTGGAGGAGGAACTAGCCATTACCAAACAGGAG CTCCAGCAATACATAATGAGCGGGCACGCGCCTAAGGCCATCGAGGACAGGCCGAAGGAAAACGGGCAGGCGGAAGACAGCCAGCAACAGAACAAG AATGAGACTGAGCAGGCGGCGGGCCAGCAAGAACGCCAGCAACAACAACAcccgcagcagcagcaacagcagcagcaacaacaacaaccacaGCCGCAGTCGATACAAAAACTAGGTACCGAGAGGTCGACTGAAATTGGCAATAGGCTGAGCAATGGCAGTCTGGACCCGGCGGACCAGGACACCACGGCGAGAGTAATTGATTTGCAAGCTACCGTTGACAAGCAG AGCTCAGAGTTGAGCACGTGGCAACGGCGGGTGGCAGAGTTAATTGGACATGTGGCAGAGTTGGAGGAAACCCTATCGAAAGCGCAGAAAGACTTGCTGAAGACCCAAGAGACGAACGTGAAATTGCAGAGAGATTTGCATGAGAATGTCGCACAGAAAGTGGATCAGGAGGAAAGGATAGCGACACTCGAGAAGCGGTACCTCCAGGCTCAACGAGAGTCCTCCAGTAGCCACGATCTCAACGAGAAATTGGAACAGGAGCTGCAGCACAAGAAGGCCCAATTAAAG CTCCAAGAAGAGAAGATAGCAGCTATACAGGAAAAACTGGAATTGGCAGAacagaaattggcacagtattCCAAGCTTCCTGAAATGGAAGAGCAATTAAAGCAGAGGATGGAGGCTCTGACGCAGGTGAGGAGGCCCAACCAG GCTCAAGAAAGGCACGGCAGTGCGGAGGACAGGATACAGAGATTAGAAACGCAATTGGAGGAAAAGAACGCGGAAGTGATGCGTGTCAATCAACGACTTAAAATGAACGAGGAGCATAACACGCGGCTTAGTGCAACCGTTGATAAACTTTTATCCG AGTCGAACGAGAGATTGCAGGCGCATCTGGAGGAGAGAATGCAGGCGTTGAAAGAGAAGAATGCGCTGACGCAGGAGCTGGAGCAGACGAGGAAGCTGGCCGAAGACCTGCAGAACGAGAAGACAGAGATAGTGAAGGAGCTGGGAAAagctcggctcgagatcgacAATGTGAAGCGACAAATGCTGCAACAAGAAATCGCGTTCAACATCCAACAGACAGACGCACTGACCAGAAGTTTGTCACCCAACGCAGTGGATCCTGGATCCTTCTCGAGGAGTGCGAGTCACAGTAGCTTCGACACGCACTCTCTGCCAAGGAGAACGGCGAAGCGATCTACCATCGACGAGGATACGACGAAA AATTACGTACCCCGTACGCTGGCAGAACAAGAATGGGAGAAGCTGCAGCAGGCGCATGTCCTCGCTAACGTGCAGCAGGCGTTTGACGTTTCCAGCGACGCCGAAGGCGACGGGGACAACGAGAGTCTCTTCAGCTGCGCGGCCGATGTAATTAGTCCGACAGATCGTTCGGAAGCTCGAACGTTAGCGGTAATGTTACAGGAACAATTAGATGcaattaataatgaaattatgctgATTCAG CAAGAGAAACAAAGTACTGAAGCACGCGCAGAAGAGTTGGAATCTCGCGTCGGTAGTCTTGAACATATGAACCTATTAGCGAGAGGACGAAGTCTTGAACGAGCATCGCCGCCGTTGAGCGGGCGATCCACGCCAAAATCTCATCATAGTCCTAATAAGGATTACTTGCATAAATATCATACT GCACCAGCATCGATGTCACCGGCGCACCTCCATCAATACGCCGCCTCATTAACTAGTCCAGGACAACTGTCGGAATCTCTTCCCGCGAGCCAG TTACAGTTATCAGGTGAAGAATTACATTCGGTGAGCGAAAGAGACAGCACCGGTGGTGCAGGAAGTGGTGGAAGCGATGCGGCATCGCCGTTGACCGCTCGATCGATCAGGCTGGAACGCGTAGTACAGGCACTTGCTCATAGTCAAGAGGAGCTCAGAAG ACGTACTGGACAAACTGGATTTCCCAGCAGTGGTCCTGTTCACAG CAGGCATGGGCAACATAACAACGGCGCACTCAATTCTGGGACTCCCCCTTCCCCATTGTCCTCACGCCACAGTAGCCAGGACAGTTTGCACAAAAACAACTTGTCCGGCGTTGGATTGCCAATTGGACAGCTATCTAGCCCGCACTTGCACATGCAGGCAGCGGTGGCTGCGGCTCAGAAGAAGAAGGGCATCAAGATCAGCCTTGGCAGATTCTTCAGTAAGAAGGAGAAG ATCAAGGGGAAAGACACGCCAATGCCAGGAAACATGTCAGGAATGGGAGGTGCGAGCACGCCTGCTGACCCTGATTATGGTGATAGCGTAGCCGTGGCGGGAACTATGGGCAGCAAGATCGACTTCGACCGTAGGAAAAAGAAGAG TCCTAGTATGTTTGGTAGCATGTTAGATTCGTCGCGCCATGAACTGTTGGCGGAGGCGATGAAGGCTGGAACACCATTCGCTTTGTGGAACGGACCGACTGTGGTAGCCTGGCTTGAATTATGGGTGGGCATGCCAACTTGGTACGTCGCAGCCTGCCGAGCCAACGTCAAAAGCGGCGCGATAATGAGTGCCCTAGGCGACAACGAGATACAACGCGAAATTGGTATAAG TTGTCGTCTCCACCGGCTGAAGCTCCGGCTAGCTATCCAGGAAATGGTGTCGCTGACAAGTCCGTCAGCGCCGAAAACCTCTCGCACAACCTTAGCATTCGGAGATATGAACCACGAATGGATTGGTAACGTTTGGCTGCCAAGCCTTGGATTGCCTCAGTATCGATCCACTTTCATGGAGTGCCTTGTTGATGCTAGAATGCTGGATCATCTCACTAAAAAAGACCTGCGTATTCAACTGAAAATGGTTGATAGTTTTCACAG AACAAGTTTACAATACGGCATTTCCTGTTTGAAGCGGCTAAACTACGATAGGCAGCAATTAGAAGAAAGAAGACAAATGGCGGAGGACGCGAACGTCGACGTTCTTGTGTGGAGCAACGACCGCGTTATAAGATGGGTTCAATCGATCGGCCTGAGA GAATATGGGAACAACCTTTTGGAGTCGGGGATGCACGGAGCGCTTATAGCCCTTGACGAAGGTTTCGATGCGAATAGTTTTGCCCTGGCGTTGCAGATCCCAACACAAAATACACAA GCTCGACAACTATTAGAAAGGGAATTTGCAAATTTATTAGCGGTAGGAACAGAGAGGCGACTCGATGAAGCGAATAGTATGACATCCTGA
- the Liprin-alpha gene encoding PTPRF interacting protein alpha isoform X6, translating to MWNVMCDVMPTIAEDSISQRSSQFSGEEVNFEQLMVSMLDERDKLVESLRESQTRLQETEARRQETEKERDSLNRQLNANIPQEFSQLTKELAAAREGILARDEEISELKAERSNTRLLLEHLECLVSRHERSIRTTVMKRQQATQSGVSSEAEVLKALKSLFEHHKALDEKVRDRLRMAQEKNKSLEEELAITKQELQQYIMSGHAPKAIEDRPKENGQAEDSQQQNKNETEQAAGQQERQQQQHPQQQQQQQQQQQPQPQSIQKLGTERSTEIGNRLSNGSLDPADQDTTARVIDLQATVDKQSSELSTWQRRVAELIGHVAELEETLSKAQKDLLKTQETNVKLQRDLHENVAQKVDQEERIATLEKRYLQAQRESSSSHDLNEKLEQELQHKKAQLKLQEEKIAAIQEKLELAEQKLAQYSKLPEMEEQLKQRMEALTQQAQERHGSAEDRIQRLETQLEEKNAEVMRVNQRLKMNEEHNTRLSATVDKLLSESNERLQAHLEERMQALKEKNALTQELEQTRKLAEDLQNEKTEIVKELGKARLEIDNVKRQMLQQEIAFNIQQTDALTRSLSPNAVDPGSFSRSASHSSFDTHSLPRRTAKRSTIDEDTTKNYVPRTLAEQEWEKLQQAHVLANVQQAFDVSSDAEGDGDNESLFSCAADVISPTDRSEARTLAVMLQEQLDAINNEIMLIQQEKQSTEARAEELESRVGSLEHMNLLARGRSLERASPPLSGRSTPKSHHSPNKDYLHKYHTAPASMSPAHLHQYAASLTSPGQLSESLPASQLQLSGEELHSVSERDSTGGAGSGGSDAASPLTARSIRLERVVQALAHSQEELRRRTGQTGFPSSGPVHSRHGQHNNGALNSGTPPSPLSSRHSSQDSLHKNNLSGVGLPIGQLSSPHLHMQAAVAAAQKKKGIKISLGRFFSKKEKIKGKDTPMPGNMSGMGGASTPADPDYGDSVAVAGTMGSKIDFDRRKKKSPSMFGSMLDSSRHELLAEAMKAGTPFALWNGPTVVAWLELWVGMPTWYVAACRANVKSGAIMSALGDNEIQREIGISCRLHRLKLRLAIQEMVSLTSPSAPKTSRTTLAFGDMNHEWIGNVWLPSLGLPQYRSTFMECLVDARMLDHLTKKDLRIQLKMVDSFHRTSLQYGISCLKRLNYDRQQLEERRQMAEDANVDVLVWSNDRVIRWVQSIGLREYGNNLLESGMHGALIALDEGFDANSFALALQIPTQNTQARQLLEREFANLLAVGTERRLDEANSMTS from the exons GAGTTCTCTCAGCTAACAAAGGAGCTCGCAGCGGCCCGCGAGGGCATCCTCGCGAGGGATGAGGAGATATCGGAGCTGAAAGCGGAGCGGAGTAACACTCGC CTTCTGCTGGAACATCTAGAATGCCTGGTCTCGCGGCACGAACGGTCCATCAGGACCACTGTGATGAAGAGGCAGCAGGCCACTCAATCCGGAGTGTCGTCCGAAGCCGAGGTGCTTAAAGCGCTGAAAAGTCTGTTCGAGCACCACAAGGCTCTGGACGAGAAA GTGCGGGACCGTCTGCGCATGGCACAGGAGAAGAACAAGAGCCTGGAGGAGGAACTAGCCATTACCAAACAGGAG CTCCAGCAATACATAATGAGCGGGCACGCGCCTAAGGCCATCGAGGACAGGCCGAAGGAAAACGGGCAGGCGGAAGACAGCCAGCAACAGAACAAG AATGAGACTGAGCAGGCGGCGGGCCAGCAAGAACGCCAGCAACAACAACAcccgcagcagcagcaacagcagcagcaacaacaacaaccacaGCCGCAGTCGATACAAAAACTAGGTACCGAGAGGTCGACTGAAATTGGCAATAGGCTGAGCAATGGCAGTCTGGACCCGGCGGACCAGGACACCACGGCGAGAGTAATTGATTTGCAAGCTACCGTTGACAAGCAG AGCTCAGAGTTGAGCACGTGGCAACGGCGGGTGGCAGAGTTAATTGGACATGTGGCAGAGTTGGAGGAAACCCTATCGAAAGCGCAGAAAGACTTGCTGAAGACCCAAGAGACGAACGTGAAATTGCAGAGAGATTTGCATGAGAATGTCGCACAGAAAGTGGATCAGGAGGAAAGGATAGCGACACTCGAGAAGCGGTACCTCCAGGCTCAACGAGAGTCCTCCAGTAGCCACGATCTCAACGAGAAATTGGAACAGGAGCTGCAGCACAAGAAGGCCCAATTAAAG CTCCAAGAAGAGAAGATAGCAGCTATACAGGAAAAACTGGAATTGGCAGAacagaaattggcacagtattCCAAGCTTCCTGAAATGGAAGAGCAATTAAAGCAGAGGATGGAGGCTCTGACGCAG CAGGCTCAAGAAAGGCACGGCAGTGCGGAGGACAGGATACAGAGATTAGAAACGCAATTGGAGGAAAAGAACGCGGAAGTGATGCGTGTCAATCAACGACTTAAAATGAACGAGGAGCATAACACGCGGCTTAGTGCAACCGTTGATAAACTTTTATCCG AGTCGAACGAGAGATTGCAGGCGCATCTGGAGGAGAGAATGCAGGCGTTGAAAGAGAAGAATGCGCTGACGCAGGAGCTGGAGCAGACGAGGAAGCTGGCCGAAGACCTGCAGAACGAGAAGACAGAGATAGTGAAGGAGCTGGGAAAagctcggctcgagatcgacAATGTGAAGCGACAAATGCTGCAACAAGAAATCGCGTTCAACATCCAACAGACAGACGCACTGACCAGAAGTTTGTCACCCAACGCAGTGGATCCTGGATCCTTCTCGAGGAGTGCGAGTCACAGTAGCTTCGACACGCACTCTCTGCCAAGGAGAACGGCGAAGCGATCTACCATCGACGAGGATACGACGAAA AATTACGTACCCCGTACGCTGGCAGAACAAGAATGGGAGAAGCTGCAGCAGGCGCATGTCCTCGCTAACGTGCAGCAGGCGTTTGACGTTTCCAGCGACGCCGAAGGCGACGGGGACAACGAGAGTCTCTTCAGCTGCGCGGCCGATGTAATTAGTCCGACAGATCGTTCGGAAGCTCGAACGTTAGCGGTAATGTTACAGGAACAATTAGATGcaattaataatgaaattatgctgATTCAG CAAGAGAAACAAAGTACTGAAGCACGCGCAGAAGAGTTGGAATCTCGCGTCGGTAGTCTTGAACATATGAACCTATTAGCGAGAGGACGAAGTCTTGAACGAGCATCGCCGCCGTTGAGCGGGCGATCCACGCCAAAATCTCATCATAGTCCTAATAAGGATTACTTGCATAAATATCATACT GCACCAGCATCGATGTCACCGGCGCACCTCCATCAATACGCCGCCTCATTAACTAGTCCAGGACAACTGTCGGAATCTCTTCCCGCGAGCCAG TTACAGTTATCAGGTGAAGAATTACATTCGGTGAGCGAAAGAGACAGCACCGGTGGTGCAGGAAGTGGTGGAAGCGATGCGGCATCGCCGTTGACCGCTCGATCGATCAGGCTGGAACGCGTAGTACAGGCACTTGCTCATAGTCAAGAGGAGCTCAGAAG ACGTACTGGACAAACTGGATTTCCCAGCAGTGGTCCTGTTCACAG CAGGCATGGGCAACATAACAACGGCGCACTCAATTCTGGGACTCCCCCTTCCCCATTGTCCTCACGCCACAGTAGCCAGGACAGTTTGCACAAAAACAACTTGTCCGGCGTTGGATTGCCAATTGGACAGCTATCTAGCCCGCACTTGCACATGCAGGCAGCGGTGGCTGCGGCTCAGAAGAAGAAGGGCATCAAGATCAGCCTTGGCAGATTCTTCAGTAAGAAGGAGAAG ATCAAGGGGAAAGACACGCCAATGCCAGGAAACATGTCAGGAATGGGAGGTGCGAGCACGCCTGCTGACCCTGATTATGGTGATAGCGTAGCCGTGGCGGGAACTATGGGCAGCAAGATCGACTTCGACCGTAGGAAAAAGAAGAG TCCTAGTATGTTTGGTAGCATGTTAGATTCGTCGCGCCATGAACTGTTGGCGGAGGCGATGAAGGCTGGAACACCATTCGCTTTGTGGAACGGACCGACTGTGGTAGCCTGGCTTGAATTATGGGTGGGCATGCCAACTTGGTACGTCGCAGCCTGCCGAGCCAACGTCAAAAGCGGCGCGATAATGAGTGCCCTAGGCGACAACGAGATACAACGCGAAATTGGTATAAG TTGTCGTCTCCACCGGCTGAAGCTCCGGCTAGCTATCCAGGAAATGGTGTCGCTGACAAGTCCGTCAGCGCCGAAAACCTCTCGCACAACCTTAGCATTCGGAGATATGAACCACGAATGGATTGGTAACGTTTGGCTGCCAAGCCTTGGATTGCCTCAGTATCGATCCACTTTCATGGAGTGCCTTGTTGATGCTAGAATGCTGGATCATCTCACTAAAAAAGACCTGCGTATTCAACTGAAAATGGTTGATAGTTTTCACAG AACAAGTTTACAATACGGCATTTCCTGTTTGAAGCGGCTAAACTACGATAGGCAGCAATTAGAAGAAAGAAGACAAATGGCGGAGGACGCGAACGTCGACGTTCTTGTGTGGAGCAACGACCGCGTTATAAGATGGGTTCAATCGATCGGCCTGAGA GAATATGGGAACAACCTTTTGGAGTCGGGGATGCACGGAGCGCTTATAGCCCTTGACGAAGGTTTCGATGCGAATAGTTTTGCCCTGGCGTTGCAGATCCCAACACAAAATACACAA GCTCGACAACTATTAGAAAGGGAATTTGCAAATTTATTAGCGGTAGGAACAGAGAGGCGACTCGATGAAGCGAATAGTATGACATCCTGA
- the Liprin-alpha gene encoding PTPRF interacting protein alpha isoform X1 has product MWNVMCDVMPTIAEDSISQRSSQFSGEEVNFEQLMVSMLDERDKLVESLRESQTRLQETEARRQETEKERDSLNRQLNANIPQEFSQLTKELAAAREGILARDEEISELKAERSNTRLLLEHLECLVSRHERSIRTTVMKRQQATQSGVSSEAEVLKALKSLFEHHKALDEKVRDRLRMAQEKNKSLEEELAITKQELQQYIMSGHAPKAIEDRPKENGQAEDSQQQNKNETEQAAGQQERQQQQHPQQQQQQQQQQQPQPQSIQKLGTERSTEIGNRLSNGSLDPADQDTTARVIDLQATVDKQSSELSTWQRRVAELIGHVAELEETLSKAQKDLLKTQETNVKLQRDLHENVAQKVDQEERIATLEKRYLQAQRESSSSHDLNEKLEQELQHKKAQLKLQEEKIAAIQEKLELAEQKLAQYSKLPEMEEQLKQRMEALTQVRRPNQQAQERHGSAEDRIQRLETQLEEKNAEVMRVNQRLKMNEEHNTRLSATVDKLLSESNERLQAHLEERMQALKEKNALTQELEQTRKLAEDLQNEKTEIVKELGKARLEIDNVKRQMLQQEIAFNIQQTDALTRSLSPNAVDPGSFSRSASHSSFDTHSLPRRTAKRSTIDEDTTKNYVPRTLAEQEWEKLQQAHVLANVQQAFDVSSDAEGDGDNESLFSCAADVISPTDRSEARTLAVMLQEQLDAINNEIMLIQQEKQSTEARAEELESRVGSLEHMNLLARGRSLERASPPLSGRSTPKSHHSPNKDYLHKYHTAPASMSPAHLHQYAASLTSPGQLSESLPASQLQLSGEELHSVSERDSTGGAGSGGSDAASPLTARSIRLERVVQALAHSQEELRRRTGQTGFPSSGPVHSRHGQHNNGALNSGTPPSPLSSRHSSQDSLHKNNLSGVGLPIGQLSSPHLHMQAAVAAAQKKKGIKISLGRFFSKKEKIKGKDTPMPGNMSGMGGASTPADPDYGDSVAVAGTMGSKIDFDRRKKKSPSMFGSMLDSSRHELLAEAMKAGTPFALWNGPTVVAWLELWVGMPTWYVAACRANVKSGAIMSALGDNEIQREIGISCRLHRLKLRLAIQEMVSLTSPSAPKTSRTTLAFGDMNHEWIGNVWLPSLGLPQYRSTFMECLVDARMLDHLTKKDLRIQLKMVDSFHRTSLQYGISCLKRLNYDRQQLEERRQMAEDANVDVLVWSNDRVIRWVQSIGLREYGNNLLESGMHGALIALDEGFDANSFALALQIPTQNTQARQLLEREFANLLAVGTERRLDEANSMTS; this is encoded by the exons GAGTTCTCTCAGCTAACAAAGGAGCTCGCAGCGGCCCGCGAGGGCATCCTCGCGAGGGATGAGGAGATATCGGAGCTGAAAGCGGAGCGGAGTAACACTCGC CTTCTGCTGGAACATCTAGAATGCCTGGTCTCGCGGCACGAACGGTCCATCAGGACCACTGTGATGAAGAGGCAGCAGGCCACTCAATCCGGAGTGTCGTCCGAAGCCGAGGTGCTTAAAGCGCTGAAAAGTCTGTTCGAGCACCACAAGGCTCTGGACGAGAAA GTGCGGGACCGTCTGCGCATGGCACAGGAGAAGAACAAGAGCCTGGAGGAGGAACTAGCCATTACCAAACAGGAG CTCCAGCAATACATAATGAGCGGGCACGCGCCTAAGGCCATCGAGGACAGGCCGAAGGAAAACGGGCAGGCGGAAGACAGCCAGCAACAGAACAAG AATGAGACTGAGCAGGCGGCGGGCCAGCAAGAACGCCAGCAACAACAACAcccgcagcagcagcaacagcagcagcaacaacaacaaccacaGCCGCAGTCGATACAAAAACTAGGTACCGAGAGGTCGACTGAAATTGGCAATAGGCTGAGCAATGGCAGTCTGGACCCGGCGGACCAGGACACCACGGCGAGAGTAATTGATTTGCAAGCTACCGTTGACAAGCAG AGCTCAGAGTTGAGCACGTGGCAACGGCGGGTGGCAGAGTTAATTGGACATGTGGCAGAGTTGGAGGAAACCCTATCGAAAGCGCAGAAAGACTTGCTGAAGACCCAAGAGACGAACGTGAAATTGCAGAGAGATTTGCATGAGAATGTCGCACAGAAAGTGGATCAGGAGGAAAGGATAGCGACACTCGAGAAGCGGTACCTCCAGGCTCAACGAGAGTCCTCCAGTAGCCACGATCTCAACGAGAAATTGGAACAGGAGCTGCAGCACAAGAAGGCCCAATTAAAG CTCCAAGAAGAGAAGATAGCAGCTATACAGGAAAAACTGGAATTGGCAGAacagaaattggcacagtattCCAAGCTTCCTGAAATGGAAGAGCAATTAAAGCAGAGGATGGAGGCTCTGACGCAGGTGAGGAGGCCCAACCAG CAGGCTCAAGAAAGGCACGGCAGTGCGGAGGACAGGATACAGAGATTAGAAACGCAATTGGAGGAAAAGAACGCGGAAGTGATGCGTGTCAATCAACGACTTAAAATGAACGAGGAGCATAACACGCGGCTTAGTGCAACCGTTGATAAACTTTTATCCG AGTCGAACGAGAGATTGCAGGCGCATCTGGAGGAGAGAATGCAGGCGTTGAAAGAGAAGAATGCGCTGACGCAGGAGCTGGAGCAGACGAGGAAGCTGGCCGAAGACCTGCAGAACGAGAAGACAGAGATAGTGAAGGAGCTGGGAAAagctcggctcgagatcgacAATGTGAAGCGACAAATGCTGCAACAAGAAATCGCGTTCAACATCCAACAGACAGACGCACTGACCAGAAGTTTGTCACCCAACGCAGTGGATCCTGGATCCTTCTCGAGGAGTGCGAGTCACAGTAGCTTCGACACGCACTCTCTGCCAAGGAGAACGGCGAAGCGATCTACCATCGACGAGGATACGACGAAA AATTACGTACCCCGTACGCTGGCAGAACAAGAATGGGAGAAGCTGCAGCAGGCGCATGTCCTCGCTAACGTGCAGCAGGCGTTTGACGTTTCCAGCGACGCCGAAGGCGACGGGGACAACGAGAGTCTCTTCAGCTGCGCGGCCGATGTAATTAGTCCGACAGATCGTTCGGAAGCTCGAACGTTAGCGGTAATGTTACAGGAACAATTAGATGcaattaataatgaaattatgctgATTCAG CAAGAGAAACAAAGTACTGAAGCACGCGCAGAAGAGTTGGAATCTCGCGTCGGTAGTCTTGAACATATGAACCTATTAGCGAGAGGACGAAGTCTTGAACGAGCATCGCCGCCGTTGAGCGGGCGATCCACGCCAAAATCTCATCATAGTCCTAATAAGGATTACTTGCATAAATATCATACT GCACCAGCATCGATGTCACCGGCGCACCTCCATCAATACGCCGCCTCATTAACTAGTCCAGGACAACTGTCGGAATCTCTTCCCGCGAGCCAG TTACAGTTATCAGGTGAAGAATTACATTCGGTGAGCGAAAGAGACAGCACCGGTGGTGCAGGAAGTGGTGGAAGCGATGCGGCATCGCCGTTGACCGCTCGATCGATCAGGCTGGAACGCGTAGTACAGGCACTTGCTCATAGTCAAGAGGAGCTCAGAAG ACGTACTGGACAAACTGGATTTCCCAGCAGTGGTCCTGTTCACAG CAGGCATGGGCAACATAACAACGGCGCACTCAATTCTGGGACTCCCCCTTCCCCATTGTCCTCACGCCACAGTAGCCAGGACAGTTTGCACAAAAACAACTTGTCCGGCGTTGGATTGCCAATTGGACAGCTATCTAGCCCGCACTTGCACATGCAGGCAGCGGTGGCTGCGGCTCAGAAGAAGAAGGGCATCAAGATCAGCCTTGGCAGATTCTTCAGTAAGAAGGAGAAG ATCAAGGGGAAAGACACGCCAATGCCAGGAAACATGTCAGGAATGGGAGGTGCGAGCACGCCTGCTGACCCTGATTATGGTGATAGCGTAGCCGTGGCGGGAACTATGGGCAGCAAGATCGACTTCGACCGTAGGAAAAAGAAGAG TCCTAGTATGTTTGGTAGCATGTTAGATTCGTCGCGCCATGAACTGTTGGCGGAGGCGATGAAGGCTGGAACACCATTCGCTTTGTGGAACGGACCGACTGTGGTAGCCTGGCTTGAATTATGGGTGGGCATGCCAACTTGGTACGTCGCAGCCTGCCGAGCCAACGTCAAAAGCGGCGCGATAATGAGTGCCCTAGGCGACAACGAGATACAACGCGAAATTGGTATAAG TTGTCGTCTCCACCGGCTGAAGCTCCGGCTAGCTATCCAGGAAATGGTGTCGCTGACAAGTCCGTCAGCGCCGAAAACCTCTCGCACAACCTTAGCATTCGGAGATATGAACCACGAATGGATTGGTAACGTTTGGCTGCCAAGCCTTGGATTGCCTCAGTATCGATCCACTTTCATGGAGTGCCTTGTTGATGCTAGAATGCTGGATCATCTCACTAAAAAAGACCTGCGTATTCAACTGAAAATGGTTGATAGTTTTCACAG AACAAGTTTACAATACGGCATTTCCTGTTTGAAGCGGCTAAACTACGATAGGCAGCAATTAGAAGAAAGAAGACAAATGGCGGAGGACGCGAACGTCGACGTTCTTGTGTGGAGCAACGACCGCGTTATAAGATGGGTTCAATCGATCGGCCTGAGA GAATATGGGAACAACCTTTTGGAGTCGGGGATGCACGGAGCGCTTATAGCCCTTGACGAAGGTTTCGATGCGAATAGTTTTGCCCTGGCGTTGCAGATCCCAACACAAAATACACAA GCTCGACAACTATTAGAAAGGGAATTTGCAAATTTATTAGCGGTAGGAACAGAGAGGCGACTCGATGAAGCGAATAGTATGACATCCTGA